GAAAAAGTCCTTAAGAAAAGAGAAACTTCGGCtttcataatgtgtttttgtacctAAATCTAAAATGAAGCAGGTTATTGTTCATAAAACCATAGAGGACTGATTAAAACATGCAAGCTACTGTAAAATGATTTGTTAAAGTGTGAATGATTTGAATCCTGGTTACATAAAGTACAGTAGAGAGGGCTACTTGTTTAGAGACCAAAAATACAGCTCTAAATCTCAACGTTAACTGAGCCTACTACAGTATTAAAATACAGTTGGCTTGTCCACTTCAATCCTCCAGCAGCCATTCATACTGAGCCGGTCATTTATAAGTGCGATGATAAATTAGCCACGGAGCACATGTCAGAGGATAGAGTGTATGCAGGGTGTGTGAGGTATTCTTAGCACTGATGACAGTGCAGGCCGCCAAATCCATTCACATCTCTAAATGGCATCCTGGCTGCAAGACAAGACCACTTGTTCCTGCCAAGGTATTAGTTTCTGCTTTACTCTGCTTATTCCTATCAAGTATGCTCCACCTTACTACAAACTGTAAGTGAAATTGAACACTTTGCAAATAGGCTTCCCAAATCATTCAAACTCAACCACAAGAACTCTGCTTTATGAACAAAAAAGGAGAGTCGAGATTTAAACAAAGGCCAACAGTGGGTCAAGAGgaattatttatcaaaaatgcTGAAAGATCAAATGATGGTATTATCCTAAACATTAtcaaatgatatatatttttgtaaaaggaACTTTAGGAGAGCTTCATGCACAAGAGTTTGATAATGTCTGGTGCAGCTGCTGTTTGTCCTCAATACACGCTGCTAAAAGATTTAGAAATCATCTGCCTCTCTTTGAACATGACAGGCATCACCATCAATTTAAGTAGAGAACGCCCTACTTTAAGGGAACATTATGAAAGAAGTTTAATATGTGAAAGCAAGAATATGTTCCGGCTGTGAGAGGATAATTGCACAAAATCAGTTATCAAAGGCCTGACTCTCAGAAATTGCTCTTTCAAGGGAGCACTGAGCCTCATGAGTGACATGTTTGATTTTATGTAGTCAACAACAAGCGGCTATCTGTCAACTGCTGGTTTGGGTCCACTTCAACCGTTCAAGCGAACTTCAGTTAAGGATTTTCTCCCATCAGCAGCCATTAGCAGTTGTCGTCCTCCAGGATGTCGCGGTGTTCTTCCCAGAACTGCTCTCCTATAACGTCGCAGTGATGGGCCTGCACCCGCCTCCTGCTGCGGGTCACCGccacctccctctcctcttcgtTTGGCAGCTTCATGCGTTTGGTCACAGTTTCATCTCGCTGGACACAAAGGATGAGGAGTATGAGCCGTTTGAaggaaatgtaacattttgGTAAAGCACCAATCCCATTTCCGCCTGAACACTCAGTTTGCAGACATCGGGAAGGCGCTGCACGCAGTAATCCAGcatttaaacaacatgtttttgaattGACAAAAATACCAGGACATAAAGTGTTAATTAGTAAACTCTAGAGGGACTGGTATTTTTTATCTAAGGTTTTTGGTCAGAATTTAACCCTCGTTTCaaatctttatgctaagctaagctgtCTGTGCCCTGGGTATAAACCTGACTGGCATTAATTAATTTATGTTCCTTGAATTTAACTGTGGTATGAAGATCTTGTGATAAAAAATTGGAAGTTGTTTGTGTTACGTATGTTTTCCTACATAGTGAACATTATATCAAGCTAAGCTACATTATTAGTATTTGGAATTAAGGGCAAGCAGGGACTTTTTGACCTTTTGATGACATTAGAACAATAAAAAGCCATTTCAATATGAATTTAGCAGCTGTTTTTAATACCTCAGACAGTGGAATGTTTAAGATGGCAAATGAAAAGTGAATGGACCACATGACTATGAGGCAACCTTAACCGACAAACTGACAGGTAATGTTATGTTTGGGAAAAGCCCATTAGTAAATAAACATTCACAGAAGACAACTCAAAACAGCTTTCCAAAACACAAATAGTAAGTGCAGCATAAATGAACAATAAAGGTTATGCTGTCAGCTAAACCTGCAAAACTGAAGACAGGtgcaaaaaactattttatttgtcaTCCTTTTCTGCTGATATTTGTCTCAGGCAGATAGACACTACTCATGGGAAAATGTTCAGCTATCACTGACTAAAGCACAACTAGAGGAGGTGTGAAGTCGAAGTGGCTGAGGTGAGAATAATAAAAGCCTTTTGTCACACAAACCAAAGATATCTAAATGAGTAGGAGTTAACCAAGTAAATTATTCTGTAGCAGCTCACCTTTTCCCAGATGAGAGTGGTGCCTTTTTTGAGGAGGGGTGATTCAGCATTGTAGTTGATATTAAACTCAGAAAACAGGATCTCATTTTTGTCTGCAGCTAATGTTCCCTAGAGGGCGACACAACAAAGACAGTGAAATTAGtattacaaaaagtgttgtATGCAGTACAAAAATCAGCTCATATGTCATGCTTTGCTGGAATCTTATCATCCACACCTCCCACAACTTGTTCTATTAttgctttgtttcttttaatacGGAAGTAATACAAGTAAGCAGAAACATGGTGGTTTGATGGGTTGTGAATGACTCATCATCCAGAATAAACACTTTCCACAAGCCGTCAGCTGTCATCACTTTATCTGAGTTACAGACCACCAGAGAATAAAGTGACTTCAAGAGAACAGCTATTTCAGTCAGAGGCATGTGTTCATCTCCAACCAGAATAAACCAGGAGTAAATACAGTGGTCACCCTTAGAATACACGTGAAAAATCGGCCAATGAAAAGCACAAAATAGTTACACAAGCAAGGCGTCAACAAGACAATCGAGGACCATGTCTTCtttgtaaaaacacattaatgtaataatataaaataaagtttacaGAATATCTTTTTGCATTTTAGTCGAACTAACTATACTTGTCATAATAAATGAATCCAATTATAGTTACATTTTCTATTGTCTCTGTTTGGTCGGACAAGGTCAGAAATATTCAGTTGTTTAATATCAGGCCCTAAAGGGATGTCTTCCTGTtgattggtttgtttgtgtttgtattatcGAATGTCATTCAATTTAGAATGATGTGAAACAGTCAAAATTGTGAAAACATAATAATTTATTATAGCTGAACCAGCAAATGTTGGGTCTGTTTATTACATAAAGGCCATATTctctaaatgtaatttaataatgtCCTACTTAATCAGCCAATTCTTTCACCAACAAGGCCATTTTGGAAGTGGcttacaattaaaaacacagtacACGGATAAATTGATGTGCACATTTAGAAAGGTTGTACCAAAATTGACACAGTGTAATTTCTTAATTAATGTTGCATTTTTTGGTAACCTCTAAATGTGCAGTGTTTTCTCCTTATTATTGTTTGTCATCTTTTGAAAGGTCGTCTTGTTCATTTTAAGTAATtgatagaaatgtaaaatgaaaaaccCTTCGATATAATTACACAATGCAGGATAATTGTTAGATAAAGCAtgcacatttttgttcatttaagaTTTGGGACACTCTCACCTTTAAGCGTTCCTCTGCCTGGACTGTGGTGAGTCCTCCCCTTTGTACCAAAGTCCAAAACACTGTGTTGTACAAATTATTCACATGGCCTGAAAGACAGAACAGCACACAGTCTGAAGTCCTCATcggtttaataaaataaatcacttgtactgtatgtgtgactTTGTAAAACAGTTATGGCACTTACAATCTGCTTGCCTCCAGCTGAGGTAGTCTTTGAGGTTGCGGTTGCTAGGATACAGGACCACGCGTCCATCAAAGCTGGGGGGGTACAAGAGTGGCTGGTCCTCGCCAAAAAACTCCTTCCAGTAAAACACATATGAGGAGGAGAACTGGGAAGCCACATGTGTCATAAGCTTACTGCCAGAAGAGAAAGGTGGAGGAATAAAGTCAGAGAGTGGAAGGCATGTGTGGAAATGAGATCGGGTCACAGTGCTGCAAAACTGTACCTGGCTCTCCTCTTAAACCAGGTTGACGTCCTCTTGAAAACAAAGCTGAACTCATCACTTTGACCATAAGCAATGACAATATCCTCTAACTCTTCCATGACAGAGCGTGCACTCCGGCTCATCAGGCCCAAAGCCCTAATATCGTTGGGTTTGGTAAACTTGTGCTGCTCTGTAAACCTGAAAAAAAGGTGCATGGAGGaactcaaaacaacagaaagatGTGAAGACATTATCCTATTTATTTACTTCCCAGAGATGACAAAACACTCAACTTGAAGAGAAAACTCACTTGTGGAAGTTGCGACCATCCAATCTCACAACGATGTAGCAATTCCGTAGACAAGTGTCATCTGTTTCAAAGTTGCGGACGTACTCAAACTTGCTCTTGGCCATGTTGCTGGAAGTAGTAAAAAGACAGGCCAAAGGTTTGACAACACAATACCTGGCACGTCCACCAAATCTGCAGGCCTTTCCAAACAGCATGGAGGGGATcctgaaaagagaaagaaaatacaaagctgGCACAATTACAGCATGAATGGAATGATTTTTAAACTCAACAGATTGGCACTTCTATGGGTGGGTGTTTGGTTTTCGAAATAGTTGCATCTGTTCTGCTGTTGTGTTTGCAGTGATGGCCtcttttagctttaaaaaaaaacccctcacATTTGTCATTGAATTATCGTGTTGTGTTGAATTACAACCATTGAATAGTAATCAAAAATGCAGGATATTCAACTAATTATAGATATATACTTACACTTAGATGTGATGTGTGAAGGTTAGCCGATGTACAGTACCAGTAGGTTAATTACTAACTAAAAACCCGTCATCTTCATGCGTTAAAATCTATCTATTCCATTATGTACATTAACACCAAGATTTGAGTTAGTAGGGTaaacattaaagaaatacaattatatcTACATTTATCCTGAGAGTCAGCTCGCTAACACACGCTGGTTTGTGTACAGTCCGTCAACGAATGATGTCCCAGTGGTGCGGCAGACAGTACAAACAAAGGTTCCGGAGCAGACTGACATAAACAAATAATTCATTAATCACAAATAGCATACCGCTCTCAGACACTTCTTGCTCACCCTCTTCAAAAAACATCGTCAATTACCAATTCGTTATTTTGCTACTGCAATAAATAATCAAAGCAGATTTACAAACTACAAAAACATAATCTGTATTTTGGCGCCATCTTCTGGTTAGGGGAGGGAAAGTGCAACCAAAGATCGTGAATAAGAGGTTACGGAAATACGTCAAGCGGAACTTGTAGTCCAGAGATACTGTTTTCTGGGGAAATTATTTACttcattatatttaatgattCAAACATAGGTCAAGTCATTTCtatcaaaatatgaaaatcacTATCAAAATATTACAGAATAAATAGGGAACACACAAGGCTTTCGTGATTGAAATTCGCCACCGCTCTTGAAATGTGTGCAGAGTGAGAGCTCAGCCTCAATTTACGACAGTCACTTTCCCCGGATTCGTCACTGCACCGTGTGTTCATCTGCGCCTGTTTCGAACatggaggagaaggaaagaaaaagtgaaaagtcACACACCAAAGAAACCGGTCACTGCAACCTGTTCGAGTACACCATCAGACCCGGAGGCGGCAGGTAAACCTGCGGGCGATGGCGCAGATAAAACAGATGTCTGCTCGGAAGACTTCGACCCTCTCTTGGCCTTGTACTCTCCCACTGTGTCGCTTCCTTTTCCAAAAGTCAAAAGCTTCAACAATGTGGCGGCGTACGAGAGCTTTCTGAAGGGCGGCCGCGGCAGAGCCAAGCCGGAGAATGTGGAGAAGAAGCGGCAGAAGGCGATGAAAGGGGTGGCGGACCCGGAGCGCATTGAGAGGCTGAAGAAGCTCATGGTGAACAACCCGGTGACTCCGGAGGGGGAGAGCAGTGGCGCACCGCGGAGAAGAAAGCAGAAGCCGCAGAAAAATGTCCTCACAAGGATGCCCTGTAGGTTCAATAAGACCCTCTATTACATCAGTGCATACATTCATACTTGTTGGGAGCTCCACATTCAGTGTCAATAAGTGGGATGCTATCATGTTGACTTTTAGGATAGGCTTGCCATCCCTTGGAAGCTGCCACTACTCCACATACTTGCACAGGCCACCAAACCATAAGCTTTcataaagataagataagatgtatttattgatccctaattgggaaatgttttcgttgcagcagcataaaaaacaaggcattgaaatttaaataaaatagtcaATTATGAATCCGTAGTATTTTTCAATTATAGAAAAATATGGTCCTGCTCttcaaatggaaacaaaaacaagctttttatacttttctcaCTTACATGTAGTGTTTAACTGACTAAATTATTACCATGAActaagaataataaaataaaaaaagaacgcAATACCACAAGACCAAATAATAGCTCTTTTTTCCAGCAAAGAGTCCAAAATGCAAAGACATTCGATTAACAAAGCTAGGAATCtgaaaaaaaattaattaaatcttcatattctttgttgtgttttcagtgtgtaaAGGCAGTCCATTGGGGGAGCTGTACCGATGCGTGGAGGAGAAGATCAGGGTCAGAGTTCACATCAGGACCTTCAAGGGGCTGAGGGGAGTGTGCTCGGGCTTTGTTGTGGCCTTCGACAAGTTTTGGAACATGGTGGGCGCTCACTCATTATTCAACAGATGCCATATGctgaaaaaataatctgcatCTCACTTGAAACCATGaagtttgtgtcttttttatattgaatgtttactgtttgttttaacttctttGTCAGGCCATGGTGGATGTAGATGAGACATACCGAGAGCCTCTGCTTGGAGAGGCCTTATACCATGAAAAGGCCCTCACCATTTCCCGGGTAGGCAGTAAAGAAGTATATGTTTGCTCTGTAATAGTGAAATTACAAtcagtaatgtgtgttttcataaagAAGTCAGTGAAAAACAATTGTAACTGCAACCTGACGTTAATGTCTGAGTAGTTTTCTGAGCTTTTGTCAGTGCAAACCTCACAAATGCCTGTTTCCTGTGACTGCTTCACAATGAAAGCTTGAGAACTAGCAGCAATTACAAATGTGATGCATTAGGAAGGCGGACATTCAACAGATATaagacacacattttctcatgtGCCATTATATTGAAAGCACTATAATTGTTCAAAATAGAGGTCCCTACAgcttgttttgattttttgcatttaaatgtatccTTATCCAAAAAGCatctcaaataaaatatatgtttaatcCAGGAGGTGCTCCTACCAAACCTTATTTATTAATGTGACCAACATCTCTTTGCAGCTCTTTGAGAAGCTGAGGCTCCAGGAGAGTCCAGAAGATGATGAGCCAGCAAAGAAGCACGGAGCCCCGGAAACAGCCAGCAAGCATCAGACTGCAAACCCAAAAAGTGCTCCAAAAAACCTGTCTGCTGCTCAGCTCACCAGCCGGAGACAGGACGGCAGGACTGAGTCCAAACTGTCAGACGCTGTTAAAATCAGAACAGATAAACACAAAGTCTCGCTGAAGGCCAGGGGGCCAGAGGTCTGTCAGAAGAAAGCCTCCCAGAAGTATGGCAAGGTGCACACACGCCACATCAACCAACTCTTCATCCGGGGGGAGAGCGTCCTCCTGGTTAACCCACAGCCTCTCTGATTATTGAGTTTGATAAAACCCCTGAATAAAAATTACTAtcaatttagattttattttacgCTGCACATCTGTCATGATAGGTGTGAAAGATGAACTGCCAGAGATGTAATTAGATTCAGAGGAATCAAAAGAGGACCTTGTTATATCATATTGATATGAAGCTTTCTCTCTGCCCACCACAGAAATGATCTTGATTTTGAGGAATAAAAGCTTCTCAGTTCTAATTAtagtctttttttaatccttttgtCTGACAGTCACTAAAGGAAATGTATCTTGACACCGTTATGCCACAGCATAAACTGCGGTGTTATGGTTATTACCCAGCAGGTGGCAGCATAAACACATCAGTGCCATCTGCGAGGCCTTTGTCATCTGGAAGAGCTTGTCCCTTTATGTTGCTTTTCCCCGTTAGTTTGAACAGGAACGACAGCGCAGTCTCAGCGGACTTCATAAATGCATTATGAATAATTGAGTTTGTGAAGCTAGAGATTGCAGATGGCACTCAAAAGCTGTCATTTGTCTTGACGTCTCAGATTGCTTTTACTCTTTAATGGGCACATTACCCATAAAAGCACAATTTACTGCATCTTGTGGAAGTTGTAAAGATGttgcgtttttttctcatttttaaatgGCAGAGGTTACTTTTGGATGATGAATTGCACCGCATGATTGCATGTTGCTTTATTTCTAGGTCTGCCTTATTTCAGTATTTCTAATTTGACTGCAGAGTTTAATTGACCCtctttctatatatttttatgcCCTAAATGGGACAAATTGTAGCAGTAGTTGAGCTGTTTTTCATCTATATGCTGTTACTtttcatacatatatattattagtGTAGCCTATTTAATAGTCTTCCTCTCCAGAGATTGAAAACAGGGTCAATTGTTTAATGCAAGCTGTGTTTTACTCATGTTTGTCACACTAGTGTGTTGATGAAATATGAGAAGGGCACTGTGGTGA
The DNA window shown above is from Eleginops maclovinus isolate JMC-PN-2008 ecotype Puerto Natales chromosome 23, JC_Emac_rtc_rv5, whole genome shotgun sequence and carries:
- the thg1l gene encoding probable tRNA(His) guanylyltransferase, encoding MLFGKACRFGGRARYCVVKPLACLFTTSSNMAKSKFEYVRNFETDDTCLRNCYIVVRLDGRNFHKFTEQHKFTKPNDIRALGLMSRSARSVMEELEDIVIAYGQSDEFSFVFKRTSTWFKRRASKLMTHVASQFSSSYVFYWKEFFGEDQPLLYPPSFDGRVVLYPSNRNLKDYLSWRQADCHVNNLYNTVFWTLVQRGGLTTVQAEERLKGTLAADKNEILFSEFNINYNAESPLLKKGTTLIWEKRDETVTKRMKLPNEEEREVAVTRSRRRVQAHHCDVIGEQFWEEHRDILEDDNC
- the lsm11 gene encoding LOW QUALITY PROTEIN: U7 snRNA-associated Sm-like protein LSm11 (The sequence of the model RefSeq protein was modified relative to this genomic sequence to represent the inferred CDS: deleted 1 base in 1 codon), whose amino-acid sequence is MEEKERKSEKSHTKETVTATCSSTPSDPEAAGKPAGDGADKTDVCSEDFDPLLALYSPTVSLPFPKVKSFNNVAAYESFLKGGRGRAKPENVEKKRQKAMKGVADPERIERLKKLMVNNPVTPEGESSGAPRRRKQKPQKNVLTRMPLCKGSPLGELYRCVEEKIRVRVHIRTFKGLRGVCSGFVVAFDKFWNMAMVDVDETYREPLLGEALYHEKALTISRLFEKLRLQESPEDDEPAKKHGAPETASKHQTANPKSAPKNLSAAQLTSRRQDGRTESKLSDAVKIRTDKHKVSLKARGPEVCQKKASQKYGKVHTRHINQLFIRGESVLLVNPQPL